From one Candidatus Eisenbacteria bacterium genomic stretch:
- the buk gene encoding butyrate kinase, whose product MSFPDSVSSPVRKEVLLVINPGSTSTKVAIYSKDGPVFESTVKHDAAELAKFDLVTEQFDLRWDVISKCISENLSDSVKVVAVVGRGGPLRPLEEGTYKISPLMLEELRSCKYANHVSNLGAIIADRFAKQFNVPGFIVDPVTVDDLIPEARISGHPLIERKSLSHALNIRSTTIAAAARIGKPPSELNFVVAHMGGGISVCAVRGGKLTDLNNALLGQGPFTPNRAGSLPIGPLVRLCFSGKFTEKELINVFSKESGLKAYLGTADVEEVLARIASGDERAGLIFGAMIYQIAKEIGAMAAALKGRVDGIILTGGMSHSKELTDSITDYVKFLGPVYVFPGEKEMEALAQGAFRVMEGKEKAKEY is encoded by the coding sequence ATGAGTTTTCCGGACAGCGTGAGTTCTCCAGTCAGGAAGGAAGTTCTGCTTGTCATCAACCCTGGCTCCACTTCCACCAAGGTCGCGATCTATTCGAAGGACGGTCCTGTTTTTGAGAGCACGGTAAAGCACGACGCCGCCGAGCTCGCCAAGTTTGACCTGGTCACCGAGCAGTTCGACCTGCGCTGGGACGTCATATCAAAATGCATCTCCGAAAACCTCTCCGACTCCGTCAAGGTGGTCGCGGTCGTGGGAAGGGGCGGTCCACTTCGCCCCCTGGAAGAAGGAACATATAAGATCTCTCCGCTGATGCTCGAAGAGCTCCGCTCGTGCAAGTATGCCAACCACGTCAGCAATCTGGGCGCAATTATCGCGGATAGGTTCGCGAAGCAATTCAATGTGCCGGGATTCATCGTGGATCCTGTCACCGTGGACGACTTGATACCCGAGGCGAGAATCTCGGGTCACCCACTCATAGAAAGGAAGAGCCTCTCCCACGCGCTGAACATTCGTTCGACGACGATCGCGGCCGCGGCCAGGATAGGAAAACCTCCGTCCGAGCTCAATTTCGTCGTCGCGCACATGGGAGGGGGAATCTCTGTCTGTGCCGTCAGGGGCGGGAAGCTTACAGATCTCAACAACGCCCTTCTGGGCCAGGGACCCTTCACTCCGAACAGGGCGGGCAGTCTTCCGATCGGCCCGTTGGTAAGACTGTGTTTTTCGGGAAAGTTCACCGAGAAAGAACTCATCAATGTCTTCTCGAAGGAGAGTGGACTCAAGGCATACTTGGGAACCGCGGACGTCGAGGAAGTTCTAGCACGCATAGCTTCAGGCGACGAGAGGGCCGGGCTCATCTTCGGGGCAATGATCTATCAGATTGCAAAGGAAATCGGAGCAATGGCTGCTGCCCTCAAGGGCAGGGTGGACGGGATCATACTCACGGGGGGCATGTCGCACTCCAAGGAACTCACGGACAGCATCACTGATTACGTGAAATTTCTCGGCCCGGTCTACGTCTTCCCCGGAGAGAAAGAAATGGAGGCCCTCGCTCAGGGAGCCTTCAGAGTGATGGAAGGAAAAGAGAAAGCGAAGGAATACTGA
- a CDS encoding phosphate acyltransferase produces the protein MRESTRSASASPIRRASDLIERARALAGTGRRHRIAVAAAQDPDVLDALNEALEEGIAEPHLFGDREKILAICRELSLDASRFHIYHVPDPGEAARQAVAFADAGEAEIIMKGFVSSSVIMKAVLSKEFNLRRSDTLSHVAVLDVPGYHKLLSFTDGGVVVRPDFEQKKGILRNYLSVAAALCIDHPKIALLGTPISATLTPDAHAENSKLVSMFTTGEMLGATVDGPMSLDCALSERIAGRYGMKSPVSGDVDAILVNAIEECNIVAKSLIVLAGAIFAGVVVGARLPVSLVSRTDTRENKKASIALASLVAALGDGDIPGKS, from the coding sequence ATGAGAGAATCAACTCGAAGCGCGTCCGCGTCACCGATTCGCAGAGCCTCCGACCTCATCGAGAGAGCCCGCGCACTGGCCGGCACGGGAAGGCGGCACAGAATAGCGGTTGCCGCCGCCCAGGACCCAGATGTGCTGGACGCACTCAACGAGGCCCTCGAAGAAGGAATCGCGGAGCCACATCTTTTCGGGGACAGAGAGAAGATTCTCGCGATTTGCAGAGAGCTTTCCCTCGATGCTTCCAGATTCCACATCTATCATGTTCCCGACCCCGGCGAGGCGGCCAGGCAAGCGGTTGCTTTTGCAGACGCCGGCGAAGCAGAGATCATAATGAAGGGGTTTGTCAGCAGCTCCGTCATCATGAAGGCCGTGCTTTCCAAGGAATTCAACCTGCGCCGTTCAGACACGTTAAGCCACGTTGCGGTGCTGGACGTGCCGGGATATCACAAACTACTGAGCTTCACCGACGGCGGAGTGGTCGTGAGACCCGACTTCGAGCAGAAGAAAGGCATCCTCAGAAACTACCTGAGCGTCGCGGCGGCTCTGTGTATCGATCATCCGAAGATCGCGCTTCTCGGCACGCCGATCTCTGCCACCCTCACTCCGGACGCTCATGCCGAGAACTCGAAATTGGTGAGCATGTTCACGACCGGAGAAATGCTGGGGGCGACAGTTGACGGTCCCATGAGCCTCGATTGCGCGCTCTCGGAAAGAATAGCAGGTCGCTACGGCATGAAAAGCCCCGTGAGTGGCGACGTGGACGCCATTCTGGTCAACGCGATAGAAGAATGCAACATCGTCGCCAAGTCCTTGATTGTGCTCGCCGGGGCCATCTTCGCCGGAGTCGTGGTAGGTGCGAGACTTCCGGTAAGCCTTGTTTCGAGGACGGACACGAGAGAGAACAAGAAGGCTTCAATCGCTCTTGCTTCCCTCGTTGCGGCTTTGGGAGACGGGGACATTCCCGGGAAATCTTGA
- a CDS encoding phosphate acyltransferase has protein sequence MKTLNEVTVLLSSGKKKDRLRGAVFSPGEDTLLALKAAAALLPVEFRVYGGGAAVDTIESLLGDTCYEFVRTDDPVRELSQCLCGEKPGGETPFHFVVRGDLLSLEDTHRAISLAGSGENVSDLSQVAVLDATSLGRILVVSDGFVNPRPDIRTRLAIIRNGLRVCRALGMSYPRVALLAAVEQVYPGMSVTVESAEIAKLAGAGEITGADVDGPLSFDVALVEQVAREKGATGKVAGKAELLVASSIEVANGIYMAQTVLARANAASVVVGGKAPLALPFPSDCIDNIIFSICLACLLSSDDLPERSPVSTR, from the coding sequence GTGAAGACTCTCAACGAAGTTACAGTTCTGCTTTCAAGCGGAAAGAAGAAGGACAGACTTCGCGGTGCGGTTTTCTCACCCGGAGAAGACACCCTTCTGGCTCTCAAGGCAGCGGCCGCGCTCTTGCCGGTTGAATTCCGCGTCTATGGCGGCGGAGCAGCCGTCGACACAATCGAGTCTCTCCTCGGGGACACGTGCTACGAATTCGTCCGGACAGACGATCCTGTCCGAGAACTCTCACAGTGTCTTTGTGGAGAAAAGCCGGGAGGCGAGACGCCCTTCCATTTTGTTGTTCGCGGCGATCTACTCTCGCTCGAGGACACACATCGAGCAATCTCGCTTGCCGGCTCAGGCGAAAACGTTTCGGATCTATCACAAGTGGCCGTGCTTGACGCGACGTCTCTGGGGCGAATTCTCGTCGTCTCTGACGGGTTCGTGAATCCGAGGCCCGACATCAGGACGAGGCTCGCGATCATCAGAAACGGTCTCAGAGTATGCCGGGCCCTTGGGATGAGCTACCCTCGGGTCGCCCTTTTGGCAGCCGTGGAGCAGGTGTACCCGGGCATGTCCGTGACGGTGGAGAGTGCGGAGATTGCGAAGCTGGCCGGGGCAGGAGAGATAACGGGAGCCGACGTGGACGGACCGCTCTCCTTTGACGTGGCGCTCGTCGAGCAGGTGGCAAGGGAAAAGGGGGCGACCGGAAAGGTGGCCGGCAAGGCAGAGTTGCTCGTAGCCAGCTCGATCGAAGTGGCCAACGGCATTTACATGGCTCAGACGGTGCTTGCCCGCGCCAACGCCGCAAGCGTGGTGGTGGGAGGAAAGGCGCCGCTCGCCCTACCCTTCCCGTCCGACTGCATTGACAACATAATCTTTTCCATTTGCCTCGCCTGCCTCCTGTCAAGCGACGACCTTCCCGAGCGTTCGCCCGTCTCGACTCGCTAG
- a CDS encoding UPF0182 family protein, which produces MLSFFILLAYVACLIPVLVSAKKGSVARGHVAASALLAGALTIFLVSLRIYTEVLWFQELGQAQRYWTVFWTRLLLFVAGFLVSILFLHAQMRLTRAGLAPEIGQRMRVAHGIYLLYAALVSISLGSSSAAWWEKVLLYRNQVPFGVSDPIFGKDVSFFVFALPFYSRLSSYVLSLLIFSTLGVLGLYAIQLGLRAVGIGRRASLVFEDQAPVRRRDTLFRLVTHLSIQGVLFVCLFIFQTVLAIWNLVYSRRGAVFGAGFTDVHFQVGAYKFFIAALILVGVAFIVSAASRSHRKTFAGAGLAFGVLILTWLIGVNAVPAIVQHYSVSPNELDKERPYIEYNIAYTRKAYGLDSTRTKVAQFPVKDGITPANLVDDAATLQSIRLWDWRVLEATYNQNQSFRLYYRFLDVDIDRYQIGGIPVQVMLSARELDQRRLAEQSKTWQNLRLVYTHGYGGCLNPVNIFTPEGLPEYWAKDIPPVGKTPELSLDRPEIYFGEAPNSHVFVKTSHPEFDYPRGAENVTTFYKGKGGVSIGSGLRKLAFALRFDGLRLLTAKELGPESRIMFRRCIQERIPALAPFLEYDHDPYQVMADGKIWFMWDAYTVSDHYPYAERHLLAGSSAGSVNYIRNSVKAVINSYDGTVDFYVFEDSDPVIRAYARAFPGLFKSREEMPQSLKAHVRYPEDLLKIQADIYATYHMNDPNVFYNREDAWEIAQETHQGDTREMLPYYVVITVPGEKRQEFIQMIPFTPLTTDPSNPKNNMVAWLAGRCDGDEYGQIVVYEFPKDRLVYGPMQIEIRLNQNDTISKDFTLWNQQGSRVIQGNLLVIPLSDHRLLYVQPIYLQATVGKMPELKRVVVASGENLAYATSFGAAIDQLLQRPEGAAPDASGRLEPLTLSEQARSALEHFRKYQQLTGQGKITEAGAELERMRTILEGLQKTTGR; this is translated from the coding sequence ATGCTTTCCTTCTTCATACTCCTTGCGTACGTGGCCTGTCTTATTCCCGTGTTGGTTTCGGCAAAAAAAGGGAGCGTCGCGCGGGGCCACGTTGCAGCCTCTGCGCTGCTTGCCGGCGCGCTGACCATTTTTCTCGTCTCACTGCGCATCTACACCGAGGTCTTGTGGTTTCAAGAACTGGGCCAGGCGCAAAGATACTGGACCGTCTTTTGGACGAGACTCCTCTTGTTTGTGGCGGGCTTCCTTGTGAGCATTCTGTTCCTCCATGCACAAATGCGGCTGACCAGAGCGGGTCTTGCTCCCGAGATAGGTCAGAGGATGAGAGTCGCTCACGGAATCTACCTCTTGTACGCCGCTCTCGTCTCAATCTCGCTCGGCAGTTCGAGCGCGGCATGGTGGGAGAAAGTACTTCTCTACCGGAATCAAGTTCCGTTCGGAGTGAGCGATCCGATTTTCGGAAAGGACGTGTCGTTTTTCGTTTTCGCACTGCCTTTCTACTCCAGGTTGAGTTCCTACGTCCTGAGCCTGCTGATCTTCTCCACGCTCGGCGTTCTCGGGCTCTACGCCATTCAGTTGGGCCTGAGAGCAGTGGGTATCGGCAGAAGGGCCAGCCTTGTCTTTGAGGACCAGGCTCCGGTTCGACGCCGGGATACACTGTTCCGACTCGTCACGCATCTCTCCATCCAAGGCGTTCTATTCGTGTGCTTGTTCATATTCCAGACCGTGCTCGCCATATGGAATCTTGTGTACTCAAGAAGAGGGGCCGTGTTCGGTGCCGGTTTCACGGACGTTCATTTCCAGGTGGGCGCTTACAAGTTCTTCATCGCCGCCCTGATTCTGGTGGGAGTCGCTTTCATTGTGTCTGCCGCGAGCCGCTCCCATCGCAAGACGTTTGCGGGCGCGGGGCTTGCGTTTGGAGTACTCATTCTCACATGGCTGATCGGAGTGAACGCCGTTCCGGCCATCGTCCAGCATTACTCGGTGAGTCCGAACGAGTTGGACAAGGAGAGGCCGTACATCGAGTACAACATAGCATACACGAGAAAGGCCTACGGCCTCGATAGCACGAGGACAAAGGTGGCGCAGTTTCCAGTCAAGGACGGCATCACGCCGGCCAATCTTGTGGACGACGCCGCCACTCTGCAGAGCATCAGGCTGTGGGACTGGAGAGTGCTTGAGGCTACGTACAATCAAAACCAGTCGTTTCGGCTTTACTACAGATTCCTTGACGTTGACATAGATCGCTATCAAATAGGCGGGATTCCGGTTCAGGTCATGCTTTCCGCCAGGGAGTTGGACCAGAGGAGGCTTGCCGAGCAATCAAAGACGTGGCAGAACCTGAGGCTCGTATACACTCACGGCTACGGCGGTTGCCTAAATCCGGTCAACATCTTCACGCCCGAAGGGCTTCCGGAATACTGGGCAAAGGACATCCCACCGGTGGGCAAGACTCCAGAGCTCTCACTCGACAGGCCCGAGATATATTTCGGCGAAGCTCCCAACTCGCACGTCTTCGTCAAGACCAGCCATCCCGAGTTTGACTACCCGCGTGGGGCCGAGAACGTCACCACTTTTTACAAAGGCAAGGGTGGCGTGTCGATCGGGAGTGGTCTCAGGAAATTGGCGTTTGCCTTGCGGTTTGATGGACTGCGGCTCTTGACGGCAAAGGAGCTTGGCCCCGAGAGCAGAATCATGTTCAGAAGGTGCATACAGGAGAGAATCCCGGCGTTGGCGCCCTTCCTGGAATACGATCACGACCCATACCAGGTGATGGCGGACGGCAAGATCTGGTTCATGTGGGACGCGTACACCGTGTCCGACCACTATCCGTACGCCGAGCGCCACTTGTTGGCTGGATCAAGTGCGGGCAGCGTAAACTATATCAGGAATTCGGTGAAGGCCGTCATCAACAGCTACGACGGAACGGTCGACTTCTACGTTTTTGAGGATTCTGATCCTGTGATTCGCGCCTACGCGAGAGCGTTTCCCGGACTCTTCAAGTCACGGGAAGAGATGCCGCAATCCCTCAAGGCCCACGTTCGCTACCCGGAGGACCTCCTCAAGATACAGGCGGACATCTACGCAACGTATCACATGAATGACCCCAACGTCTTCTACAACAGGGAAGACGCGTGGGAGATCGCGCAGGAGACTCATCAGGGAGACACCAGAGAAATGCTTCCGTACTACGTGGTCATCACGGTTCCGGGGGAGAAGAGGCAGGAGTTCATTCAGATGATTCCGTTCACGCCTCTCACAACGGATCCGAGTAACCCCAAGAACAACATGGTCGCGTGGCTGGCAGGACGGTGCGACGGCGACGAGTACGGTCAGATTGTCGTCTACGAGTTTCCGAAGGACAGGCTTGTTTACGGGCCGATGCAGATCGAGATACGCCTCAATCAGAATGACACGATAAGCAAGGACTTCACTCTCTGGAACCAACAGGGGTCTCGGGTGATTCAGGGGAACCTTCTTGTGATACCGCTTTCAGACCACAGGTTGCTGTACGTACAGCCCATCTACCTCCAGGCCACGGTGGGCAAGATGCCCGAGCTCAAGCGTGTCGTGGTGGCCTCCGGAGAGAATCTTGCCTACGCTACTTCGTTCGGCGCCGCCATCGACCAGCTCTTGCAGCGCCCCGAAGGCGCCGCTCCTGACGCGAGTGGTCGCCTCGAACCCCTGACGCTGAGTGAGCAGGCCCGCAGCGCACTGGAGCACTTCAGGAAGTATCAGCAGCTGACAGGGCAGGGGAAGATCACGGAAGCGGGCGCCGAGCTAGAGCGCATGAGAACGATTCTGGAAGGCCTACAGAAGACGACCGGACGCTGA
- a CDS encoding alpha amylase N-terminal ig-like domain-containing protein: MKTNRIVLALFVALLFATIASSSDAARRFPVAFSFSPPVSAKTVTLAGSFNNWSRTAQPMEFDATKGAWTATIELLEGEYHYKFVVDDENWFSDPNQQLKSPDGFGGFNSVLKVGDYERFRQSAGKGDSRILVEAVYHATELPYAQWTDSTTISLRLRVKKGDLEYCSVLLSPGKGVREVPMKWFAQDGIFEYFRAWIPSVSSPAEYAFKLRDGSCELYYSSSDSCSSNLDDCRPFVMNFADSLTFFTPTWAVGRVFYQIFPERFRNGDSTNDPPGVETWDAAPANFNFFGGDLQGVMDGLGYLDSLGIGAIYFNPIFEATSNHKYNTSDYMKIDPHFGTVETLRNLLEQAHKRDIRIILDGVFNHSGYEFWAFQDVVKNGPASKYVNWYTFHGFPVVKDPKPNYECWWGYGDLPKLNTNSPEVRKYIFGVDDFWARQVGIDGWRLDVPNEVPHDFWKEFRKVTKSIDKDKYIVGEIWDNGAPWLKGDEFDAVMNYRFRTALIDFFATAETDPERFDEVLGILRMDYPDAANGVMLNLIGSHDTERFLTLCGGDARKMKLAVLFQMTYPGSPCIYYGDEIGLTGEKDPGCRKTFKWDPQKQNRKLLETYRKLVALRDNHPSLRYGDYLTLLADRNRKLYAFARDNGTELAVVVINNDVSKQPVEIDLSKLKAFEPADAPGSRLLRDALTDRSFRIEKAKLTVPALEPKSGLVLFLE, encoded by the coding sequence GTGAAGACAAATCGAATCGTGTTGGCCCTATTCGTGGCGCTATTATTCGCAACGATCGCGTCGTCCTCGGATGCTGCCAGGAGATTCCCGGTCGCTTTCTCTTTTTCGCCCCCGGTCTCTGCGAAGACTGTCACTCTCGCCGGTAGTTTCAATAATTGGAGCCGCACCGCCCAACCCATGGAGTTTGACGCGACCAAGGGCGCCTGGACTGCGACCATCGAACTACTCGAGGGAGAGTATCACTACAAGTTTGTGGTCGACGACGAGAACTGGTTCAGTGACCCCAACCAGCAGCTCAAATCACCGGACGGTTTCGGGGGCTTCAATTCTGTGCTCAAAGTGGGCGACTACGAGCGCTTCAGGCAATCCGCCGGCAAGGGTGACAGCAGGATACTCGTAGAAGCCGTCTATCATGCAACGGAACTCCCCTACGCACAGTGGACTGACAGCACCACGATTTCTCTGAGACTCAGAGTCAAGAAGGGCGACCTCGAGTACTGCTCCGTGCTTCTCTCGCCCGGAAAAGGCGTTCGCGAAGTTCCGATGAAATGGTTCGCTCAGGATGGGATTTTCGAGTACTTCAGAGCGTGGATACCGAGTGTCTCCTCTCCAGCGGAATACGCCTTCAAGCTGCGCGACGGTTCGTGTGAACTCTACTATTCCTCGAGCGACTCCTGTTCGTCCAATCTTGACGACTGCCGGCCCTTCGTCATGAACTTTGCGGATTCTCTTACCTTCTTCACACCAACTTGGGCGGTCGGTCGAGTCTTCTATCAGATATTCCCCGAACGATTCAGAAACGGAGACTCCACCAACGACCCTCCGGGGGTGGAAACGTGGGACGCGGCGCCGGCAAACTTCAATTTCTTCGGTGGAGATCTCCAGGGCGTCATGGACGGCCTTGGCTACCTGGACAGTCTGGGAATAGGAGCGATCTACTTCAATCCGATATTCGAGGCCACTTCCAACCACAAGTACAACACTTCGGACTACATGAAGATCGACCCGCACTTCGGTACGGTCGAGACGCTCAGAAACCTCCTGGAGCAAGCTCACAAGAGAGACATCAGGATCATACTGGACGGCGTCTTCAATCACTCCGGGTACGAGTTCTGGGCCTTCCAGGACGTCGTTAAGAATGGGCCTGCCTCCAAATACGTGAATTGGTACACGTTCCACGGATTCCCAGTCGTCAAGGACCCCAAACCGAACTACGAATGCTGGTGGGGCTACGGGGACTTGCCCAAATTGAACACCAACAGCCCGGAGGTTAGAAAATACATCTTCGGCGTGGACGACTTCTGGGCGCGCCAAGTCGGAATCGACGGCTGGAGGCTCGATGTTCCGAACGAAGTTCCTCACGACTTCTGGAAGGAATTCCGGAAGGTGACCAAGTCTATTGATAAAGACAAGTACATAGTGGGCGAGATCTGGGACAACGGGGCTCCGTGGCTCAAGGGTGACGAATTCGACGCGGTGATGAATTACAGATTCAGGACGGCTCTCATTGATTTCTTTGCGACCGCGGAGACTGATCCGGAGCGCTTCGACGAAGTCCTGGGAATTCTGAGAATGGACTATCCGGACGCAGCGAATGGCGTCATGTTGAATCTGATCGGGAGCCACGATACGGAGCGATTCCTTACGCTCTGCGGCGGCGACGCGAGGAAGATGAAACTGGCGGTTCTTTTTCAGATGACCTACCCCGGTTCTCCCTGCATCTACTACGGCGACGAGATAGGACTCACCGGGGAAAAGGACCCGGGTTGCCGGAAGACTTTCAAGTGGGACCCGCAGAAACAGAACAGAAAGCTTCTCGAAACCTATAGGAAGCTCGTGGCGTTGAGAGACAATCATCCCAGCTTGCGCTACGGTGACTACCTCACGCTGCTTGCGGACAGGAACCGAAAGCTCTATGCGTTTGCGAGAGATAATGGAACTGAATTGGCCGTCGTCGTGATAAACAACGACGTTTCCAAACAACCCGTGGAAATCGACCTGTCGAAGCTCAAGGCTTTCGAGCCGGCAGACGCTCCCGGGTCGAGACTCCTCAGAGACGCTCTGACAGACAGATCATTCAGGATCGAAAAGGCAAAGCTCACGGTTCCTGCCCTGGAGCCCAAGAGCGGCCTGGTGTTGTTTCTTGAGTAG
- a CDS encoding Ig-like domain-containing protein — protein MKGMLVGFLCLGLALVFAPQVLGYGFGTPVIDGSLDACYGTAAATDQTGDGNGNAVMDLVQLYVCNDATYWYFYFTINGNIDVTRWGKYVIYIDTTNDTNGATSDAWGRNVVVSAPHKPEFGFYTWVDVVPYGTGNTQAWQWGGTSWSQIGTLDGAARGVGSTSALEWKIAKSKLGDPSEIWCEAWSTGGGTGDNAQDTSNDPPEDWNATDWSTTAVLLCSTHVARAAGGDVTPPTVVGASSYVAPHNSILVEFSEPVDLTTSQTAGNYTVNSGAVNVLTATRDAVDFSKVTLALSSNLSYGGSNDVLVTNVKDVAGNPIVNNGTTNKACFCLSRMVFEVHMNLHLRSHSVPPDTLGIEGNIYPLNWSPTCDILAKDDGVSPDAVSGDSLYTVAVDFSRPSDCTTGVDTTWVEFEFTHLCSEWEGHHHYYSNPGLTCSTAIDTFSVWWADVAPDNYTSKPIDVIFRVDMSSKNPASQDTVGVDGSEYPLNWSVPPTTFMKDDGVSPDSLSGDEIYSVQVRFPVNTWKTVQYKYLFNSAYECSLSGNRDVFLNDAVYDTVGVNPLILPVVSWGDYCVPVGVSGVPEGRVLRLEQNVPNPFNPVTAFQFTLPKAGRATLTVYDAAGRAVKILVDGRLDAGLQKAIWDGTDSKGTRVPSGVYFYELKSEGLQTSKKLVIVY, from the coding sequence GCTCGTAGGCTTCTTGTGTCTGGGCCTTGCTTTGGTCTTTGCCCCGCAGGTTCTCGGATACGGATTCGGGACGCCCGTGATTGACGGTTCCCTCGACGCCTGCTACGGAACGGCGGCGGCCACCGATCAGACTGGAGACGGCAACGGGAATGCCGTCATGGATCTCGTCCAGCTGTACGTCTGTAACGACGCCACTTACTGGTATTTCTATTTTACGATCAATGGCAACATTGATGTCACCAGATGGGGGAAGTACGTAATCTACATAGACACGACAAATGATACTAACGGCGCGACATCCGACGCGTGGGGTCGCAACGTAGTAGTCTCGGCTCCACACAAACCTGAATTTGGCTTTTATACGTGGGTGGACGTCGTGCCCTACGGTACCGGCAACACGCAGGCGTGGCAGTGGGGAGGCACGAGCTGGAGCCAGATCGGTACGCTGGACGGAGCAGCCAGAGGCGTGGGATCTACGTCGGCCCTCGAATGGAAGATCGCGAAGTCCAAGCTCGGGGATCCTTCCGAGATCTGGTGCGAGGCCTGGTCTACTGGCGGAGGTACAGGTGACAACGCGCAGGACACGTCCAACGATCCTCCGGAGGATTGGAATGCGACAGACTGGAGCACCACGGCCGTGTTGCTTTGCTCCACTCACGTGGCGCGGGCAGCCGGCGGTGATGTAACTCCTCCGACCGTCGTCGGCGCTTCGAGCTACGTCGCTCCTCACAATTCGATCCTGGTAGAGTTTAGTGAGCCTGTCGATCTCACTACTTCGCAGACTGCGGGCAATTACACCGTAAATTCCGGGGCCGTGAACGTTCTTACGGCCACCAGAGACGCGGTGGATTTCTCGAAGGTCACGCTCGCGCTCAGCTCGAACCTTTCGTATGGCGGGAGCAATGACGTGCTTGTGACGAACGTGAAAGACGTCGCAGGCAATCCGATCGTCAACAATGGGACGACCAACAAGGCCTGTTTCTGCCTGTCTCGGATGGTCTTCGAAGTTCACATGAACCTGCATCTGCGTTCGCATTCGGTTCCGCCGGACACGCTTGGCATAGAAGGCAACATTTATCCGCTCAACTGGTCTCCCACGTGCGACATCCTCGCAAAGGATGACGGCGTGTCGCCGGACGCCGTGTCCGGCGATAGCCTATACACGGTGGCCGTGGATTTCTCCCGTCCTTCTGACTGCACGACCGGCGTTGACACAACGTGGGTGGAATTCGAGTTTACACACCTGTGCTCGGAATGGGAGGGGCATCACCATTACTACTCTAATCCGGGTCTCACGTGCTCGACCGCCATCGATACCTTCTCGGTGTGGTGGGCGGACGTCGCTCCCGACAACTATACTTCCAAGCCGATCGACGTGATTTTCCGTGTGGACATGAGTTCCAAGAACCCCGCTTCGCAGGACACGGTGGGTGTCGACGGGAGCGAGTATCCGCTCAATTGGAGTGTACCGCCAACCACCTTCATGAAGGATGACGGCGTGTCGCCTGATTCTCTGTCCGGGGACGAGATCTATTCCGTCCAAGTGCGCTTCCCCGTGAACACCTGGAAGACCGTTCAGTACAAGTATCTTTTCAACAGCGCATACGAATGCTCGTTGTCCGGGAATAGAGACGTTTTCCTGAACGACGCCGTATACGACACCGTGGGCGTGAACCCATTGATTCTGCCGGTGGTCTCGTGGGGTGACTACTGCGTGCCGGTCGGAGTAAGTGGAGTTCCCGAGGGACGCGTGCTCAGGCTTGAGCAGAACGTGCCGAACCCGTTCAACCCTGTGACTGCTTTCCAGTTCACACTTCCGAAAGCAGGACGCGCGACTCTTACGGTATACGATGCTGCCGGGAGGGCAGTGAAGATACTCGTTGACGGCAGATTGGATGCGGGTCTGCAAAAGGCAATCTGGGACGGCACTGACTCGAAGGGGACAAGAGTCCCGAGCGGTGTATATTTCTATGAACTGAAGTCAGAGGGCCTACAGACATCCAAGAAGCTTGTGATTGTCTACTGA